The Chryseobacterium sp. LJ668 genome segment GCTCCTAAAAAGCCACCGATAAGAGTGTGAGACGATGATGAAGGAATTCCAAACCACCATGTCAAAAGGTTCCATGCGATTGCCGCAATAAGACCTGAAAAAATAACTTCTAAAGTAATAAAATTCTCATTGACAGTTTTTGCAATTGTGTTACCGATTTTAAATTCGCCAATAATATAAGCTGCAATAAAGAAAGCTGCAAAATTCCAGACAGCAGCCCAAAGAACAGCCTGCAGAGGAGTTAAAACTTTTGTGGAAACAATTGTCGCAATAGAGTTGGCTGCATCATGAAAACCATTGATATAATCGAAGATTAAAGCCAGAGCAATAATAACCGTAAGTAAAATAGGAAAATCCATTTTTTGTTATGTATTGTTTTTAAGCGTATTTGATCATGATGTTTTCAATCGTATTGGCAACATCTTCTGCTTTATCGGTAACGATCTCAAGATAATTAAGAACAGATGAAATTTTGATGATATTGATGGCATCATTGGTTTCAAAAAGCTCTACCATCGAGTTCGAAAGAAGATCATCAGCAATATTCTCGATAGAATTTACTTTGATACAGGCTTCTTTCACCTGCTCCATATTTTTAAAACCTTTCAGGTTTTTCATCGCATTCTGAATCTCCAGGCAAGCCTTGTGAATTAATAGAGAGAAGTCTGCATAAGCCTTCATCATCGGAGATTTGTACAAGAAAATATATTTTGTAGAAGCGTAGATGTAATCTGCAATATCATCTAAACCTGTTGCCAACGTGTGAATATCTTCACGGTCGAACGGTGTGATGAAGTTTTTCCCCAATTCAATAAAGATCTCATGTGTAAGCTCATCATTTTTGTGCTCATAGTCGCTCATGAGTTTCAACATTGCATCGTCGTTAAGATCAAAATCTTTCACTCCGTTGTTAAAATCATTAGACATTGCAACTAAATTCTCTGTTACTTTTTCGAAAAGCACAAAGAAAATTTTATCTTTTGGCTGAAATGCGTGGAAAATATTACCAATTGCCATTTGTAAATTGTATTTAATTTATTCGAGTGCAAATTTCCTAAAAAAGCATCTTAACAAAAAGTATCCGGCATTAATTTTTGTTAATATTGAATTAATATTTGTTCATATCAAAATCATGCAAAAATATGTACTTTATATTTATTTAAAAATCAATAACTTAAACTAAAATTATACACTTTCTATTCAATAAGAACCAAAATTTTTCTTTATAAAAATTAATGTTTAAAAAAAGCCGGCAAAATTGCCGGCTCAAATATATTTTAAGTCTAAGATCAGTTCGCCTCTTCAGCTCTCATATCTTTTCCTTTAAATTTCATAGATTGAAGATTTCCTATAAGCTCGTTGCTAAAAGATTTTTCAACTTCAAAGAATGAGAATTTCTCAAGAATTTCGATGTTTCCGATCTCAGCTCTTTTGCTTCCTTTACTAGAAGTAGCCTTGTTAATGATTTCCAATACATCTAGCTTTTTCAACTGGTCTTTTTTACCAAGATTGAAGAAAAATCTAGTCATATTTTCGTCTCTCTGTCTTGGCTTACCACCACGATCTCCTCTTCTTTCACCTCTGTCGCTGCGTTCGTTACGATCTCCTCTGTCACGGTCTCTTCCTCTGTCGCGATCTCTTCCGCCTCTGCTGTCTCTGTCTCTTCCACCTCGGTCATCATCTCTGTTGCTAAATTTCTGATCCATAAGATCTTGCTTATCTTTGTAGTACAACGCAAGGTCTTTCAACTGGAACTGCAACAACTGTACAACCAATTCTTCTTTAGTGAAATTACTTAAATCCGGAACAAGACTTTGATCAAATTCAAAGATATTCTCATGCTCTGTCATCAGTTTTTCAAAAACTCCGGTTACCTGAGCCGAAATTACTTCGTCACCTGTAGGAATTTTCTTCTCAATGATATCAATTTTCGTAGTAGATTTGATCTGCTTCAGCTTTCTGCTTTCTTCAGGCTTTATCAATGACATTGAGATACCGTCTTTTCCTGCTCTACCTGTTCTTCCGCTTCTGTGTACAAAAACTTCAGGATCATCCGGTAAAGAGAAATGGATAACGTGCGTTAAAGAATCTACATCCAGACCTCTTGCAGCAACGTCAGTTGCAACCAAAATGTCAATGTTTTTCAGTCTGAATTTCTTCATTACCGTATCTCTCTGCGCTTGAGAAAGATCACCATGAAGAGCATCTGCCGCATATCCGTTTTGCATTAAAAAGTCTGCAACTTCCTGAGTTTCCATTCTTGTTCTACAGAAAATAATAGAATATTGATTCGGGTTTGCATCAATTAGTCTTTTCAGAGCTTCTTTTTTGTTACGGTAACCTACAACATAGAATTCATGTTTAATGTTCTTTTTAACTTCGTTAATAGAACCCACAGAAATACGGTGAGGTTTTGTAAGGTAACTTTTAGAAATTCTTTCAACCTCTTTGCTCATCGTTGCCGAGAACAAGAAAGTCTGTTTTGTTTCAGGAGTTTCTCTTAAAATTGTTTCCAATTCGTCTTTGAAACCCATAGAAAGCATCTCATCTGCTTCATCTAAAACCAACCAGTGGATTTCTGAGAAGTCAAGAGCTTTTCTGTTGATCAGGTCGATCACCCTTCCCGGAGTACCCACAATCACCTGTGGCTTGTCTCTCAAAGAACGCATTTGATCTGTAATACTGCTACCACCGTAAACTGCTGTAGTTTTGATGTTTTGCATGTACTTAGAATAGTTGTTAATGTCTTTTGAAATCTGTAGACATAGTTCTCGCGTCGGGCAAAGCACCAAAAATTGGATTTTGCGACTCGTATCGTCAATCATATCCAAAATCGGAAGCGAAAACGCTGCTGTTTTGCCTGTCCCTGTCTGCGCAAGTGCGATTAGATCGCGAATATCTGATTGAATAAAAGGGATAGTCTGTTTTTGGATTTCTGTCGGGCTTTCGTAACCCAGTTCGCCAATGGCCTTAAGGATATCAGGACTTAAATTGGTCTCCGTAAATAAATTCATTAATTAATATAAAATTTTTGCAAAGATACAACTAATTATTGAATCACCCTTTATATAATATTAACGAATTGATAATTTTATTTTAGAAAAACCTAAGTATTTTTAAATTAATGCAAAAAAAGAATAAAAAATTTATTTTAAATTTAAAAATCCCTCAAATCAATTTTTTTTTATCAATTTAATTGAAATCTATATTAATGTTTATAAATCTTCGAATAAGACAAAAATATTTGACTTCTGATCAGATTTATTTACATTTGATTAAAATAGAATAATGACAGCTACTCTTTCTAAAAAAATATTTGATTATCTCACTAAACTTAGCGAAAACAACAATCGGGAATGGTTTACCGACAATAAGAATCTCTTCACAGAGGCACAGGAAGAATTTGAAATTTTTGTCGAGCAGCTTATTCAGGAAGTAGGGAAATCTGATGAAAAAGTAGCCAACTGAATGCAAAAAAATCTTTACTTAGAATTTATAGGGACATCCGTTTTTCTAAAGACAAAACGCCATATAAAACCTATTTTGGTGCTTCTCTAGGGATGGGAAAGAGCAATGAAAAATCCGGTCATTATCTTCATATTGAGCCCGGAAAATCTTTCATCGCGAGCGGAATTTATTTACCTGAAGCTCCTGTTTTGAAGGTAATCAGAAAAGAAATATCGGT includes the following:
- a CDS encoding DUF47 domain-containing protein, translating into MAIGNIFHAFQPKDKIFFVLFEKVTENLVAMSNDFNNGVKDFDLNDDAMLKLMSDYEHKNDELTHEIFIELGKNFITPFDREDIHTLATGLDDIADYIYASTKYIFLYKSPMMKAYADFSLLIHKACLEIQNAMKNLKGFKNMEQVKEACIKVNSIENIADDLLSNSMVELFETNDAINIIKISSVLNYLEIVTDKAEDVANTIENIMIKYA
- a CDS encoding DEAD/DEAH box helicase, encoding MNLFTETNLSPDILKAIGELGYESPTEIQKQTIPFIQSDIRDLIALAQTGTGKTAAFSLPILDMIDDTSRKIQFLVLCPTRELCLQISKDINNYSKYMQNIKTTAVYGGSSITDQMRSLRDKPQVIVGTPGRVIDLINRKALDFSEIHWLVLDEADEMLSMGFKDELETILRETPETKQTFLFSATMSKEVERISKSYLTKPHRISVGSINEVKKNIKHEFYVVGYRNKKEALKRLIDANPNQYSIIFCRTRMETQEVADFLMQNGYAADALHGDLSQAQRDTVMKKFRLKNIDILVATDVAARGLDVDSLTHVIHFSLPDDPEVFVHRSGRTGRAGKDGISMSLIKPEESRKLKQIKSTTKIDIIEKKIPTGDEVISAQVTGVFEKLMTEHENIFEFDQSLVPDLSNFTKEELVVQLLQFQLKDLALYYKDKQDLMDQKFSNRDDDRGGRDRDSRGGRDRDRGRDRDRGDRNERSDRGERRGDRGGKPRQRDENMTRFFFNLGKKDQLKKLDVLEIINKATSSKGSKRAEIGNIEILEKFSFFEVEKSFSNELIGNLQSMKFKGKDMRAEEAN